Below is a genomic region from Sorghum bicolor cultivar BTx623 chromosome 9, Sorghum_bicolor_NCBIv3, whole genome shotgun sequence.
CCTAGAACCACGAGTTCATGGACCGATCGATCTCCCCGGTAAGGGCAAAAGAACATCATGACGAAGTCAAGAAACAAGGTGGCGGCCGGCGGCAGCGCCCAGCAGGGCGCTCTAGGCGAGGGCCAGGGCGAGGCGCTCGGCGGTGCGCGCCAGCGACTGGAGGTTGCAGCGCACGATGGTGTCGACGAACACACGCGTCTCGTCCGCGGTGTTGCCGGGGGGCACGTCCACCACGTACGACTCCACGACGACggtgccgccggcgccggcctcGGCCTCGTGCACGGTGGTGACGGACCGGTAGTTGGCGAGGCGGtgctcgccgccgacgacgcggAAGCTGAGCACGCGGCGCTCGTCGTCGAGGATCTCCAGCCGCTCGCGGCTGCTGGTGGCGGGGAGGCCCGACACGACCCGCACCTCGCGCACCGACCCCACGGCCACAgtggctccggctccggctccggcgccgccgccgccgtcgtccacgAGGCGGCAGCTCCGGATGAAGTGCTTGTACGCCTGCGGGCGGTCGAAGCGGCGCACCACGGACCAGACGGCCCCGACGGGCGCCGCGATCGCCTGCACCACCGCCGAGCAGCACTGCCCCGCGCGCGCCGCGTGCTCGTGGTGCCGCGCCACCTCCGCCGGCACCGCCGCGCACGACGCCCCGTGCGACGCCGCTACTATCGCCGCCTTCGCCCCGCCGCCGGTCACACGGCTGTGCTGCTGcggcgacggcctcggagcTGTGTACGGCATTGCTGCTgctttgcttccttgctttgctttgcttgctCCTCTCTCTGTGTGTGCCGCCGGACACAGACACGCCCTGCCCCACGCCTCAACAAGGCTCAAGGTTCTTTGGCTGGGCTCGCTGCtccacagaggaggaggacggaCGGACGGCGGCGGCCAAGCGAGGAGGGGAGGGGATCTGGAAGCTGGTAGAGCTGGAGGACAGAGGCGGTTATATACCTGGGACGGGACAAACAActggggtggtggtggtggtgccggTCATGGTCACTCCCTCCTCGCAACTTGCCAAGGCggcagcacacacacacacacttgcCATTACTCTACTGTGTGGCCTCTCGCAAGTTGCAGGGACTAGTAGTTTAGGGTCACTTGAGAGAGTTGCTAGTTTTCTTCAGCAGAAAGATGGCGGTTTGGCTACCGGGCTTGGGGTTTCCAATGGGTGGAAAGCTGGCCGGATTAGGGTGGTGGTTGGGGCAAGGGGGGCAGCAGAGGCAGTGGCCAGTTGGTCAAATTAGAATTGGAGGAAAGCGACGCGCGCATGGCATGCCCATTGGCGAGGGAATAAAGAAGATCGCCCGGGGGGATCGATTTATTTGTTGTTAAGGTTGGTTGATCTTGTTTAATGAGCCAACTTGTGGGGGGAGGGAGAAGCAGGTGTATGTAACAATCAATCACGCGGATTGTCATTTGTACTGCATGCGTCCAAAGGGATTCTTCGATTTTTCGACCTCTACTCCGTGTGGTGTGTGCCGCGCCATccaaaagaaaaggatccatggCACGCACATGAGGGCAAGGGTATGGTAAAAAGTTGCCAGACTTGGCATGGTCGTTCGATCGGAAGATTGTTGTTTAGGTCagtccggccggccgccggccacTTGTAGCTCGGCGACGGTAATGCTCGTCGTTTTTGGCAGAGCTG
It encodes:
- the LOC8061804 gene encoding abscisic acid receptor PYL4, which codes for MPYTAPRPSPQQHSRVTGGGAKAAIVAASHGASCAAVPAEVARHHEHAARAGQCCSAVVQAIAAPVGAVWSVVRRFDRPQAYKHFIRSCRLVDDGGGGAGAGAGATVAVGSVREVRVVSGLPATSSRERLEILDDERRVLSFRVVGGEHRLANYRSVTTVHEAEAGAGGTVVVESYVVDVPPGNTADETRVFVDTIVRCNLQSLARTAERLALALA